In Electrophorus electricus isolate fEleEle1 chromosome 1, fEleEle1.pri, whole genome shotgun sequence, a single window of DNA contains:
- the pmp22a gene encoding peripheral myelin protein 22a, translating into MLAVLAGTVILHVIDLILLLISTSANAWKTLKESSYDLWYNCQLRDDQHKCISVSNTDWLQAVQALMVLATLFSSVAFIIFLCQLFTLAKGGRFFFTAVFQVLASLFVMSGAIIYTVMSPDKSKEDGSYGYAYVLAWLAFSLTLLSGFIYIILKKKE; encoded by the exons ATGCTGGCTGTGCTCGCTGGAACTGTCATTTTACACGTCATAGACTTGATTCTTCTCCTCATTTCTACATCTGCAAAT GCCTGGAAGACATTAAAGGAGAGCAGTTATGATCTCTGGTATAACTGTCAGCTAAGAGATGATCAACATAAATGCATAAGTGTCAGCAACACAG ACTGGCTGCAGGCTGTGCAGGCTCTAATGGTTCTGGCTACACTGTTTAGCTCAGTTGCTTTCATCATCTTCCTGTGCCAGCTGTTCACGCTGGCCAAGGGCGGTCGGTTCTTCTTCACTGCTGTCTTCCAGGTCCTCGCCA gtctcTTTGTGATGAGTGGAGCTATAATCTACACTGTGATGAGTCCAGATAAGTCCAAAGAAGACGGCTCGTACGGCTACGCTTACGTGCTGGCCTGGCTAgccttctccctcactctgctcAGCGGCTTCATCTACATCATCCTGAAGaagaaggagtga